The following proteins come from a genomic window of Macadamia integrifolia cultivar HAES 741 chromosome 14, SCU_Mint_v3, whole genome shotgun sequence:
- the LOC122060601 gene encoding UPF0481 protein At3g47200-like, producing the protein MNGLELIHSMGTGASSSSDSTIDKKKKGLHHEDHQLNNDEIEMLVESMKEKLEEVTSLHSNYDIYRVPMQLCKVKPEAYTPQSVSIGPLHYNEEHLRTMETHKLRYLNCLLDRPSAKTLDVYVKAVSNLEETARKCYSETIMGFGKDEFVKMMVVDGCFILEFLKIITLRENDHFRSNYSWYWEIKTDLIKLENQLPFFVLEHLHSLTFDPHELLPQYNTFSHYIYVNLLKWYAQGLHGPTIDSDEQIKSLQLPEGGAKHFLHLLGCVLIPSSPARTEQGEKYLRLTSCATELRSAGIKFRKKEKSDSPKTSLFDVAFDTNKGILTIPTIIIFDETELILRNLIAFEQGKQSTAYFTAYAAFMDDLIDTVRDVELLEQKGIITNILGSPKDVVTLFNNITKQVVLVEPYYSGVIKDLEDYHNKSWNKWIANLRQNYFQTPWASISVVAAVILLILTIMQTICSFFQVK; encoded by the coding sequence ATGAATGGTTTGGAGCTTATTCACTCAATGGGCACTGGTGCTAGTTCTTCCAGTGATTCTACtatagataaaaagaaaaagggactTCATCATGAAGATCACCAACTGAACAACGATGAAATCGAGATGCTGGTCGAGTCCATGAAAGAAAAACTAGAAGAGGTCACTTCCTTGCATTCCAATTATGATATATACAGAGTTCCCATGCAGCTTTGCAAGGTTAAACCAGAAGCCTACACACCTCAGTCAGTCTCAATAGGCCCTTTGCACTATAATGAAGAACACCTAAGGACCATGGAAACACATAAGTTGCGCTATTTAAATTGCCTTCTTGATCGACCCTCTGCGAAAACCTTAGATGTTTATGTCAAAGCTGTGAGTAATCTTGAAGAAACTGCTCGAAAATGTTATTCAGAAACCATTATGGGCTTCGGAAAAGATGAGTTTGTGAAGATGATGGTGGTGGATGGTTGCTTTATACTTGAGTTCCTCAAGATCATTACATTAAGGGAGAATGATCATTTCAGATCAAATTATTCATGGTATTGGGAAATCAAAACTGATTTGATTAAGCTTGAAAATCAGCTTCCCTTCTTTGTTCTTGAGCATTTACATAGCCTAACCTTTGATCCTCATGAACTATTGCCTCAATACAACACCTTCAGTCATTATATCTATGTGAATCTCTTAAAATGGTATGCACAAGGACTCCATGGCCCAACTATTGATAGTGATGAACAAATAAAATCATTACAATTGCCAGAGGGTGGAGCAAAgcattttcttcatcttttaggTTGTGTTCTCATCCCATCATCTCCGGCGAGGACAGAACAGGGTGAAAAGTATTTGCGGCTAACGAGTTGTGCCACGGAACTTAGGAGTGCTGGTATCAAGTTTCGGAAGAAGGAGAAGTCTGACTCTCCAAAGACATCTTTATTTGATGTAGCTTTTGACACTAACAAGGGTATATTGACAATCCCAACTATCATCATCTTCGACGAAACAGAACTCATCCTTAGAAACCTTATCGCCTTTGAGCAAGGTAAACAGAGTACTGCTTATTTCACAGCCTATGCAGCCTTCATGGATGATCTCATCGACACAGTCAGAGACGTCGAGTTGCTAGAGCAGAAGGGGATTATTACAAACATCCTTGGCAGTCCAAAAGATGTGGTGACCTTATTTAACAACATTACCAAACAAGTTGTTCTTGTGGAACCTTACTACTCTGGTGTTATTAAGGATTTGGAGGACTATCATAATAAATCATGGAATAAATGGATAGCAAATTTGAGGCAAAACTATTTCCAAACTCCATGGGCATCAATTTCAGTGGTTGCTGCAGTTATCCTCCTCATCTTGACAATAATGCAAACTATTTGTTCCTTCTTCCAAGTTAAATGA
- the LOC122060602 gene encoding putative UPF0481 protein At3g02645 has translation MANSLATSSSSDSSINIIEEAGHDDDHQENNDEIKTLMSNIEKEVETRAEQSIFLIFYDVSLSHHLQLQGGNIVKGICRLRIDIEFDVNKGLLTIPTITIFDDTELFLRNLIASEKGEVCIEYFTAYTVFKDWLIDTARDIELLEQKGIIINNRGNREDVVTLFNNIGKQVVAREPYFSGVVKDLEEYHNKTWNKWKASLRHDYFNTTWSSISVGVAVFLIVLTVLQTVFSILSFYYST, from the exons ATGGCCAATTCTCTTGCTACTTCTTCTAGTTCTGATTCTTCTATAAATATAATTGAAGAAGCAGGACATGATGATGACCACCAAGAAAACAATGATGAAATCAAGACATTGATGTCCAATATTGAGAAAGAAGTAGAAACG AGGGCGGAGCAAAGCATTTTCTTGATCTTTTACGATGTGTCCTTGTCCCATCATCTCCAACTACAAGGAGGAAACATTGTGAAGGGTATTTGCCGCTTACGTATTGACATAGAGTTTGATGTAAACAAGGGACTATTGACAATCCCAACTATCACGATCTTCGACGACACAGAACTCTTCCTAAGAAACCTCATTGCCTCTGAAAAAGGAGAAGTCTGTATTGAGTATTTCACAGCCTACACAGTCTTCAAGGATTGGCTCATTGACACCGCCAGAGACATTGAGTTGTTAGAGCAAAAGGGAATTATTATAAACAACCGTGGCAACCGAGAAGATGTGGTGACCTTATTTAACAACATCGGCAAACAAGTTGTGGCTAGAGAACCTTATTTCTCTGGTGTTGTTAAGGATTTGGAGGAGTATCACAATAAAACATGGAATAAATGGAAGGCAAGTCTGAGACATGACTACTTCAACACGACATGGTCATCAATTTCAGTCGGTGTTGCTGTGTTTCTCATCGTCTTGACTGTATTACAGACTGTTTTTTCCATCTTATCATTTTACTACTCAACCTAA